Proteins from a genomic interval of Oceanispirochaeta crateris:
- a CDS encoding DUF134 domain-containing protein has protein sequence MGRNEIVRSVNSPPRFFRFNAEDSPTSQKKPIELHLDEYEALRLADKLNYDHKDASRIMNISRPTFTRLLNRARKKAADFLTDGGPLEIAGGRILFASNVYCCKTCHRPFQVEPGEAISCPRCNGNQVIKAQPSCQHDCRCCEESDA, from the coding sequence ATGGGTAGAAATGAAATTGTCAGATCTGTAAATTCTCCACCAAGGTTTTTTCGCTTTAATGCCGAAGATTCTCCCACCAGTCAGAAAAAACCTATTGAACTGCATCTGGATGAATATGAAGCATTGAGGTTGGCAGACAAATTGAACTACGACCACAAAGATGCCAGCAGGATTATGAATATATCCCGTCCCACATTCACCAGGCTTCTGAATCGGGCTCGAAAAAAAGCGGCCGACTTCCTCACCGATGGCGGTCCTCTTGAAATAGCGGGAGGGAGAATCTTATTTGCTTCCAACGTGTATTGCTGCAAAACATGTCACAGGCCCTTCCAGGTAGAACCGGGGGAGGCCATTTCATGCCCACGCTGCAATGGGAACCAGGTGATCAAGGCTCAACCATCCTGCCAGCATGACTGCCGATGTTGCGAAGAGTCTGACGCCTAG
- a CDS encoding FAD-dependent oxidoreductase, which translates to MAQKYVVIGGSAAGPKVASKIRRLDEQAEIIMIQKGKYLSMASCGYPYFVGGVFDDPGALIATPTGVARDPQFFSKVKNITALIETEAMSIDRTGKKLLVKNIPTGKEEEISYDKLVIATGASPVVPPIPGIDLDGIHTLQSMEDAVTLKDLVVSKKAKKAVIVGGGLIGIETCEAFQLAGIDTTVIEMQDQILPFLDWEMAKLVENHMCSKGVSVITGKGVTKFLGENGKLKGVEISSGEVISCDNAVISIGVKPNSSLALNAGLKVGDSKGIQVNRFMQTSDPFIYAAGDCTEVTNLITHNKQHFPMGDAANLQGRVVAQNVVRGNSEEYNGVIGTGICKVFDFTAGSTGLSQKIAEREGFQNIITAVHAAPDKPGFMGASPLIIKLIAAKSTGRFLGMQAVGTGDVSKRVAMAAMALHGRLCISEMVNLDLPYAPPFSPAIDNFIAAVHLLENKWQHQMNGISPVELKAKIDSGKAPFILDLRGPDEFEQMELGIGEVLIPLGALRSNLSKLPQNKDAEIVTYCKISLRGYEASCILRAHGYTNVSVLEGGIAAWPYPRKK; encoded by the coding sequence ATGGCCCAGAAATACGTCGTTATCGGTGGTTCAGCAGCCGGTCCAAAAGTAGCTTCTAAGATTAGAAGGCTTGATGAACAAGCTGAAATTATAATGATCCAGAAAGGAAAATATCTCAGCATGGCTTCCTGTGGATATCCCTACTTCGTCGGGGGGGTATTTGATGATCCAGGAGCCTTGATTGCCACACCCACTGGGGTCGCCAGGGATCCCCAGTTCTTTTCAAAGGTCAAAAATATAACGGCTCTGATTGAAACAGAAGCCATGAGCATCGACAGAACCGGAAAAAAGTTGCTTGTAAAAAACATTCCCACAGGTAAAGAAGAAGAAATCTCATATGACAAGCTTGTCATTGCAACAGGAGCTTCTCCGGTTGTTCCTCCCATCCCAGGGATAGATCTGGATGGGATTCATACACTCCAGAGTATGGAAGATGCGGTCACACTCAAAGACCTGGTTGTCAGCAAGAAGGCTAAAAAGGCTGTCATAGTCGGTGGTGGTCTCATAGGCATCGAAACCTGTGAGGCCTTTCAATTGGCCGGAATTGATACAACCGTCATTGAAATGCAGGACCAGATTCTTCCATTTCTGGATTGGGAAATGGCTAAACTTGTCGAGAATCACATGTGTTCCAAGGGTGTCAGTGTGATTACCGGAAAAGGAGTCACCAAATTTTTAGGTGAGAATGGAAAGTTGAAAGGGGTTGAGATCTCCTCAGGAGAAGTTATTTCCTGTGACAATGCTGTTATTTCTATTGGTGTTAAACCCAACAGCAGTCTGGCTTTAAATGCCGGTTTGAAAGTAGGCGACTCCAAGGGTATTCAGGTAAATCGTTTTATGCAGACTTCAGATCCTTTCATCTATGCAGCAGGGGACTGTACGGAAGTAACCAACCTCATTACTCACAATAAACAGCATTTTCCCATGGGTGATGCTGCCAACTTACAGGGACGTGTGGTTGCACAGAATGTAGTGAGAGGAAATTCTGAGGAGTATAACGGGGTCATTGGAACAGGAATCTGTAAAGTCTTTGATTTTACGGCAGGGAGTACCGGCTTGTCTCAGAAGATAGCGGAGAGAGAAGGTTTTCAAAATATCATCACAGCTGTTCATGCGGCTCCGGATAAGCCCGGATTCATGGGTGCCTCTCCACTTATTATTAAACTGATTGCCGCTAAATCAACCGGAAGATTTTTAGGAATGCAGGCTGTAGGCACAGGAGATGTGTCAAAAAGAGTTGCTATGGCGGCTATGGCTCTCCATGGAAGGTTATGCATCTCTGAAATGGTCAATCTGGATTTACCCTACGCGCCTCCATTTTCACCGGCTATTGATAACTTTATTGCAGCCGTTCATCTTCTGGAAAATAAATGGCAGCATCAGATGAATGGGATCTCGCCGGTAGAATTGAAGGCAAAGATTGACAGTGGCAAGGCGCCTTTCATTTTGGACCTAAGAGGCCCTGATGAGTTTGAACAGATGGAGCTTGGTATTGGTGAAGTCCTAATTCCTCTGGGAGCCCTACGTTCCAATTTGTCCAAACTTCCTCAGAACAAGGATGCTGAGATTGTGACATATTGTAAGATCTCCTTACGGGGGTATGAAGCCTCCTGTATCTTACGGGCTCATGGATATACCAATGTCTCTGTCTTGGAGGGAGGCATTGCGGCTTGGCCTTATCCTCGTAAAAAATGA